From the Manihot esculenta cultivar AM560-2 chromosome 3, M.esculenta_v8, whole genome shotgun sequence genome, one window contains:
- the LOC122723182 gene encoding uncharacterized protein LOC122723182, protein MAFHQIPISTKISLYLLSLLFLSKAHLSFSLPNSSVLQSVTVTDVHDLLPLYGLPRGLLPDNVKSYTLSPSGSFSIQLTTPCYVHFDQLVYYDKEMKGKLSYGAVHDVSGIQAKKLFIWLSVSGIEADYDDGMIEFFVGSLSQKLPAKQFEDIPACKSKASLRTNLESM, encoded by the coding sequence ATGGCATTCCATCAGATCCCAATCTCCACAAAAATCTCCCTCTAtctcctttctcttctcttcttatcAAAAGCccatctctctttttctctccctaactcatctgttctTCAATCCGTTACAGTCACAGATGTGCATGACCTTCTGCCTTTGTACGGCCTGCCCCGTGGCCTACTTCCGGACAATGTTAAATCTTACACACTCTCTCCATCTGGGTCTTTCTCAATCCAACTAACAACCCCATGTTATGTTCACTTTGATCAGCTTGTATATTATGATAAAGAAATGAAAGGGAAGTTGAGTTATGGCGCTGTGCATGATGTGTCTGGGATTCAGGCAAAAAAGCTGTTCATTTGGTTATCAGTTAGTGGAATTGAGGCTGATTATGACGATGGTATGATTGAGTTCTTTGTTGGGTCTTTGTCTCAGAAGTTGCCTGCTAAGCAGTTTGAGGATATACCTGCTTGTAAGAGCAAGGCTAGTCTAAGGACTAACCTGGAATCCATGTGA
- the LOC110610471 gene encoding uncharacterized protein LOC110610471: protein MASPTPIPHLGVSLLFLFLILSFFTPTFCIQDPISVFEILPKYGLPSGLLPNSVTNYTLSEDGDFIVLLEKPCYIKFEYLVYYDKRISGKLSYGSITDLKGIQVQRFLLWLNVDEIKVDLPPSDSIYFHVGIINKKLDVDQFKTVHSCRDKVSGTCRGSWNRILELPTSADDIQMLITE from the exons aTGGCTTCTCCAACTCCAATTCCCCATCTGGGTGTCtctcttctcttcctctttctCATCCTCTCTTTCTTTACACCCACCTTTTGCATACAGGACCCGATTTCAGTCTTTGAAATCTTGCCCAAGTATGGCCTCCCCAGCGGATTATTACCCAATTCAGTAACAAACTACACTCTCTCGGAGGACGGCGACTTCATTGTTCTTCTGGAGAAACCCTGCTATATTAAGTTTGAGTACTTGGTCTATTACGATAAGCGAATTTCTGGCAAGCTAAGTTATGGGTCTATCACGGATTTGAAAGGGATTCAAGTTCAAAGATTCTTGTTGTGGCTTAATGTTGATGAGATCAAGGTTGATTTGCCTCCCTCCGATTCTATTTACTTCCATGTGGGTATAATCAATAAGAAACTTGATGTTGATCAGTTTAAGACCGTCCATTCTTGCCGTGATAAGGTCTCTGGGACCTGTAGGGGATCCTGGAATCGAATTCTCGAG CTTCCAACTTCGGCAGATGATATTCAAATGTTAATTACTGAGTAG
- the LOC110612278 gene encoding uncharacterized protein LOC110612278 isoform X2 — translation MLPSLVQSTYTTPFQSTIQANLKNTDTGFLPKSRFPSSDVHHPSKALKKLLYLSRRSYTTASRRLTTNASLLEAPVLWAGRLCIFYALLKAGLAGSKANPLVSGLDGAGAESGDLGFSKWLENIQGKPEKEAAEKRKLVSKWHPTTKGTLRRNYRVPSKSEGRRLLKAITSLLSDDDHFTDATSHKGCQIRRESAHGESVCCNNVRALFDELPTPHLVVEITAFPAGPLTEKDYIKAEKLERVLRSGPSV, via the exons ATGCTGCCCTCTCTTGTACAATCCACTTACACAACGCCCTTTCAATCCACTATTCAAGCTAATTTGAAGAACACTGATACTGGTTTTCTGCCCAAATCACGGTTTCCCAGTTCTGATGTTCATCACCCATCAAAAGCCCTGAAAAAATTGCTTTATCTAAGCAGAAGATCTTATACCACTGCATCTAGAAGGCTCACAACAAATGCTTCTTTGCTTGAGGCTCCCGTTTTGTGGGCTGGAAGGCTCTGCATATTCTACGCACTCTTGAAGGCTGGTTTAGCTGGATCCAAAGCTAACCCACTTGTCTCTG GTTTGGATGGTGCTGGTGCTGAATCTGGTGatttgggtttctctaagtggCTTGAGAACATACAAGGGAAACCGG AAAAGGAAGCAGCTGAAAAAAGGAAATTGGTGAGCAAATGGCATCCTACAACAAAGGGAACACTTAGAAGGAACTACAGGGTCCCTTCCAAATCTGAAGGAAGACGCCTTCTCAAAGCAATTACATCATTACTGTCCGATGATGATCATTTTACTGATGCCACTTCCCACAAG GGTTGTCAAATTAGGAGAGAGAGCGCTCATGGCGAAAGTGTGTGCTGCAACAATGTAAGGGCTCTGTTTGATGAACTCCCAACCCCACACCTAGTTGTGGAAATCACAGCTTTTCCTGCAGGCCCTCTAACAGAAAAAGACTACATCAAGGCTGAGAAATTGGAGAGAGTGCTTAGATCTGGCCCTTCAGTCTGA
- the LOC110612278 gene encoding uncharacterized protein LOC110612278 isoform X1, giving the protein MLPSLVQSTYTTPFQSTIQANLKNTDTGFLPKSRFPSSDVHHPSKALKKLLYLSRRSYTTASRRLTTNASLLEAPVLWAGRLCIFYALLKAGLAGSKANPLVSGLDGAGAESGDLGFSKWLENIQGKPAEKEAAEKRKLVSKWHPTTKGTLRRNYRVPSKSEGRRLLKAITSLLSDDDHFTDATSHKGCQIRRESAHGESVCCNNVRALFDELPTPHLVVEITAFPAGPLTEKDYIKAEKLERVLRSGPSV; this is encoded by the exons ATGCTGCCCTCTCTTGTACAATCCACTTACACAACGCCCTTTCAATCCACTATTCAAGCTAATTTGAAGAACACTGATACTGGTTTTCTGCCCAAATCACGGTTTCCCAGTTCTGATGTTCATCACCCATCAAAAGCCCTGAAAAAATTGCTTTATCTAAGCAGAAGATCTTATACCACTGCATCTAGAAGGCTCACAACAAATGCTTCTTTGCTTGAGGCTCCCGTTTTGTGGGCTGGAAGGCTCTGCATATTCTACGCACTCTTGAAGGCTGGTTTAGCTGGATCCAAAGCTAACCCACTTGTCTCTG GTTTGGATGGTGCTGGTGCTGAATCTGGTGatttgggtttctctaagtggCTTGAGAACATACAAGGGAAACCGG CAGAAAAGGAAGCAGCTGAAAAAAGGAAATTGGTGAGCAAATGGCATCCTACAACAAAGGGAACACTTAGAAGGAACTACAGGGTCCCTTCCAAATCTGAAGGAAGACGCCTTCTCAAAGCAATTACATCATTACTGTCCGATGATGATCATTTTACTGATGCCACTTCCCACAAG GGTTGTCAAATTAGGAGAGAGAGCGCTCATGGCGAAAGTGTGTGCTGCAACAATGTAAGGGCTCTGTTTGATGAACTCCCAACCCCACACCTAGTTGTGGAAATCACAGCTTTTCCTGCAGGCCCTCTAACAGAAAAAGACTACATCAAGGCTGAGAAATTGGAGAGAGTGCTTAGATCTGGCCCTTCAGTCTGA